Proteins from a genomic interval of Corynebacterium deserti GIMN1.010:
- a CDS encoding acetoin reductase: MSKVVMVTGGAQGIGRGIAEKLAGDGFDVAIADLPSQEEQAQETIKLVETAGQKAVFISLDVTDKSNFESAVDEAAEKLGGFNVLVNNAGIAQIKPFMDVTEDDLKQIYSVNVFSVFFGTQVAAKKFDELGVKGKIINAASIAAIQGFPILSAYSTTKFAVRGLTQAAAQELAPKGHTVNAYAPGIVGTGMWEQIDAELSKINGKPIGQNFEEYSSSIALGRSSVPADVAGLVSFLASENSDYVTGQVMLVDGGMLYN; encoded by the coding sequence ATGAGCAAAGTTGTCATGGTAACCGGCGGTGCACAAGGCATTGGCCGAGGAATTGCAGAAAAGCTCGCCGGAGATGGTTTCGATGTTGCTATCGCCGACCTCCCCAGCCAGGAAGAACAAGCACAAGAAACCATCAAGCTCGTAGAAACTGCAGGCCAAAAGGCAGTTTTTATCAGCCTAGATGTCACCGATAAGTCCAACTTTGAAAGTGCTGTAGATGAAGCCGCCGAGAAACTCGGCGGCTTTAATGTTTTGGTCAACAATGCGGGCATCGCGCAGATCAAACCATTTATGGACGTCACCGAAGACGATCTTAAGCAGATCTATTCCGTCAACGTGTTCAGCGTTTTCTTCGGCACACAGGTTGCGGCAAAGAAATTCGACGAACTCGGCGTTAAAGGCAAGATCATCAACGCCGCATCCATCGCAGCGATCCAAGGCTTCCCCATCTTAAGCGCATACTCAACCACCAAGTTCGCAGTCCGCGGCCTCACACAAGCCGCAGCTCAGGAACTCGCACCGAAGGGCCATACTGTCAACGCGTACGCGCCAGGCATCGTGGGCACTGGTATGTGGGAGCAAATCGACGCGGAACTTTCCAAGATCAACGGCAAGCCCATCGGCCAAAACTTCGAGGAATACTCTTCCTCCATCGCACTTGGCCGATCCTCCGTCCCTGCGGATGTTGCTGGCTTGGTGTCGTTCTTGGCATCGGAAAACTCCGACTACGTTACCGGGCAGGTCATGCTTGTCGACGGCGGCATGCTGTACAACTAG
- a CDS encoding carbonic anhydrase — protein MPLRNVERTPAAVWNALSVGNERFMNFNEDRPNQDAPRRRELRAGQRPAAVVISCSDSRVPVELIFDVGLGDLFVVRTAGEILDQAVFASIEYAIESIGVPLVIVMGHESCGAVAATANALEGGEIPGGYQRVLIEKVAPSILEAKAEGLDTIKDFEEHHVVATVNQILSRSPEIKREVDAGTVGIIGLRYRLSDGRTEPVISKNVGI, from the coding sequence ATGCCTTTGCGTAATGTCGAACGAACCCCAGCAGCCGTATGGAACGCTCTGTCTGTGGGCAATGAGCGTTTCATGAATTTCAACGAGGACCGCCCCAACCAGGATGCTCCCCGTCGCCGCGAACTGCGAGCCGGTCAGCGACCTGCTGCCGTTGTTATTTCCTGCTCGGATTCACGTGTCCCTGTGGAGTTGATTTTCGACGTCGGACTCGGCGACCTTTTTGTTGTCCGTACCGCGGGCGAAATCCTTGACCAGGCGGTGTTCGCTTCGATTGAATACGCAATCGAATCCATTGGTGTCCCACTCGTTATCGTGATGGGCCACGAATCCTGTGGCGCTGTTGCCGCAACCGCCAACGCCCTCGAAGGTGGCGAGATTCCTGGTGGTTACCAGCGCGTACTTATTGAAAAGGTTGCGCCGTCCATCCTGGAAGCCAAGGCCGAGGGCCTAGACACCATCAAGGATTTCGAAGAACACCACGTCGTTGCAACCGTAAACCAAATCCTGTCCCGCTCACCTGAAATCAAGCGTGAAGTCGACGCCGGAACGGTAGGCATCATTGGTCTGCGCTATCGCCTTTCCGATGGTCGCACCGAGCCTGTCATTTCCAAGAACGTTGGCATTTAG
- a CDS encoding DUF4236 domain-containing protein, whose product MGFNYRKVIKTGKDSWLNVSKSGVSGSKRIGPVTINSRGGISVKLPGGLNYRGRWK is encoded by the coding sequence ATGGGTTTTAATTATCGGAAAGTAATCAAGACAGGAAAAGACAGCTGGCTGAACGTTTCCAAGTCAGGTGTTTCAGGTTCCAAAAGGATTGGGCCGGTCACGATCAACTCCCGTGGAGGTATCTCGGTGAAGTTGCCGGGAGGACTGAACTACCGCGGTAGGTGGAAGTAA
- the disA gene encoding DNA integrity scanning diadenylate cyclase DisA, translated as MTPSTTPGTHPDAPSSGTQDVHTLKGTLQRLAPGTPLRDALDRIVRGHTGALIVLGDDENVTSICDGGFEFDVPFAATRLRELCKMDGAVILSSDIERIKRANVQLLPSPTWPTQESGTRHRSAERTALHTGLPVIAVSESQNTITLYVEGKAHMLEQPSTLLNRANQALGTMERYRDRLDQVNNRLHLAELHSYVTVIDVVSVIQREEMLRRVGESIDGDVLELGKDAKQIHIQLSELRGDNDREREAIIADYLVTDGIPSDEEIETALESISRLDDKALIKPANIARILGLPPTEEALDEPVIPRGYRTLSRIPRVQKFLMDKLVLEFGNLDALLNATTEDLSAVDGVGSLWARHITDGLGRLT; from the coding sequence ATGACACCTTCAACCACTCCGGGAACACATCCAGACGCACCCAGCTCTGGAACCCAGGATGTGCACACTCTGAAAGGCACACTGCAGCGCCTTGCCCCGGGAACCCCGCTTCGCGACGCCCTTGATCGCATCGTTCGCGGCCACACCGGAGCCCTCATTGTTCTTGGCGATGATGAAAACGTCACTTCGATTTGCGATGGCGGTTTTGAATTCGACGTGCCCTTCGCCGCCACCCGCCTGCGTGAACTCTGCAAAATGGACGGCGCTGTCATCTTGTCCTCTGACATTGAACGCATCAAGCGAGCCAACGTCCAACTGCTGCCCTCCCCCACCTGGCCAACGCAGGAATCCGGCACCCGCCACCGCTCCGCCGAACGCACCGCTCTACACACCGGTCTCCCTGTCATCGCAGTTTCGGAGTCACAAAACACCATCACCCTCTACGTAGAGGGCAAAGCCCACATGTTAGAGCAGCCTTCTACTTTGCTTAACCGTGCAAACCAGGCGTTGGGAACGATGGAACGTTACCGTGATCGCCTCGATCAGGTAAACAACCGCCTCCACCTGGCAGAACTTCACAGCTATGTCACCGTCATTGATGTTGTTTCAGTAATACAGCGTGAAGAAATGCTGCGCCGCGTCGGCGAAAGCATCGACGGCGATGTCTTGGAACTGGGCAAAGACGCCAAGCAGATCCACATCCAGCTCAGCGAGCTGCGTGGCGACAACGATCGCGAGCGCGAAGCCATCATCGCCGACTACCTCGTCACCGACGGCATCCCGTCTGATGAGGAGATCGAAACCGCCCTGGAATCCATCTCTCGACTAGATGACAAGGCTTTGATCAAACCCGCCAACATCGCCCGAATCTTGGGGCTTCCACCAACGGAGGAAGCCCTCGACGAACCCGTCATTCCCCGTGGCTACCGCACCCTCAGCCGCATTCCGCGCGTGCAGAAATTTCTCATGGACAAACTCGTGCTGGAATTCGGCAACCTCGACGCCTTACTCAATGCCACCACCGAGGACCTCAGCGCCGTCGACGGTGTGGGTTCCCTGTGGGCACGCCACATCACTGATGGTCTAGGTCGACTCACCTAA
- a CDS encoding HhH-GPD family protein, with protein sequence MSFTAFQSALLTWFRANARDLAWRDPSTSAWGILLSEVMSQQTPVARVEPIWRQWMETWPTPQDFAAASTDEVLRAWGKLGYPRRALRLKECAEEIVDKHGGRVPESVEELLALPGIGDYTARAVAAFHFGQRVPVVDTNVRRVYQRAVAGRYLAGPAKRSELNDVSLLLPTSHAPEFSAAIMELGALVCTATSPSCTECPLLDLCEWQKLGCPSPSEEELASAKKRVQKFVGTDRQVRGLIMDVLRNATTPVPQSAIDIVWPDDAQRSRALFSLISDGLAEQDSSGYFHLPR encoded by the coding sequence ATGTCATTTACCGCTTTTCAATCCGCTTTGCTCACCTGGTTCCGCGCCAACGCCCGCGACCTTGCGTGGCGAGACCCCAGCACCAGCGCCTGGGGAATTTTGTTGTCCGAGGTGATGAGTCAGCAAACACCTGTCGCTCGAGTGGAGCCCATCTGGCGACAGTGGATGGAAACATGGCCAACACCTCAGGACTTTGCGGCAGCCAGCACGGACGAGGTCCTGCGTGCGTGGGGCAAGCTCGGCTATCCGCGAAGGGCCCTGAGGTTGAAGGAATGTGCGGAAGAAATCGTCGACAAGCATGGCGGCCGTGTGCCAGAATCGGTGGAGGAACTGCTCGCCTTGCCGGGCATCGGTGATTACACGGCGCGCGCCGTCGCGGCGTTTCATTTTGGGCAGCGGGTGCCGGTTGTCGACACCAACGTACGTCGCGTGTACCAGCGCGCCGTAGCCGGGCGATACCTTGCAGGGCCCGCTAAAAGGAGCGAGCTTAACGACGTCTCCCTCCTTCTTCCCACCTCCCACGCACCAGAATTTTCCGCAGCGATCATGGAACTCGGAGCCCTCGTCTGCACAGCAACCTCCCCATCGTGCACCGAGTGTCCCTTACTTGACCTGTGTGAATGGCAAAAACTCGGGTGTCCCTCCCCCAGTGAAGAAGAACTCGCGTCGGCGAAAAAGCGCGTGCAAAAGTTCGTCGGCACCGACCGCCAAGTCCGTGGCCTGATCATGGACGTACTGCGCAACGCCACAACACCCGTGCCCCAATCTGCCATCGACATTGTGTGGCCCGACGACGCCCAGCGCTCCCGCGCCTTATTTTCGCTAATTAGCGACGGCCTCGCCGAGCAAGATTCCTCCGGTTACTTCCACCTACCGCGGTAG
- a CDS encoding phenol hydroxylase gives MQFHYDGYATGDPMEMRAEGSGINRPDYLPEVMDVLIVGAGPAGTIAAAQLSRFPNVTTRLVERSDRRLELANADGVHSRTIETFQAFGFAHEILAEAHEITDMAFWKPDPQNPREIIRDNSTRELPQHISEFPMALLTQTRIIDHFNRFMKNSPTRMKPDYGYEFVDFEVEEDAEYPVIVTLRRTSGEQTGELVTVRTKYLVGADGARSQVRKSLGYRLQGKQANHAWGVMDIHANTEFPDVRKKCTIKSDSGRTILLIPREGGFLFRLYVDLGEVPDDGSKAVRATPLQEVIDTANQIMAPFTLDVKNVVWNSIYEVGHRVADHFDDRVSEKTTGEHPRIFIAGDACHTHSAKAGQGMNVSMQDGFNLGWKLGHVASGNSPRELLQTYAEEREDIAYKLIEYDKNWSTLMAKPSSEMGSAQDLEDFYRANSEFNAGYMTHYPPSSITMDGSNQDLAKGYPIGRRFKSAMVGRVCDFTETHLGHQATADGRMRAYVFAGSDALNGEGSELDRWAEWAEANLDPTLVDAKVIYQSPYTELDIRQVPSVFKPKVGIFELTNVENSFGITSDSDIFDSREISRDGVVVVVRPDQYVSGIFPLTDTEGLGEFLTGYFPNMKGAHQLINAN, from the coding sequence ATGCAGTTTCATTATGATGGATACGCAACCGGTGACCCAATGGAGATGCGCGCGGAAGGTAGCGGAATCAACCGCCCGGACTACCTCCCTGAGGTCATGGATGTTCTCATCGTTGGTGCAGGTCCCGCTGGCACCATCGCAGCGGCTCAGCTTTCCCGATTCCCCAATGTGACCACCCGCCTCGTAGAGAGAAGCGACCGTCGCCTCGAACTAGCCAATGCAGATGGCGTGCACTCCCGAACCATTGAAACTTTCCAGGCATTTGGTTTCGCCCACGAGATCCTCGCCGAAGCTCATGAAATCACCGACATGGCGTTCTGGAAGCCGGACCCGCAAAACCCTCGTGAGATCATTCGCGACAACAGCACCCGCGAGCTTCCGCAGCACATCAGTGAATTTCCGATGGCGCTGCTCACCCAGACCCGCATCATCGACCACTTCAACCGGTTCATGAAGAACTCCCCAACCAGGATGAAGCCTGACTATGGATACGAGTTCGTGGACTTTGAAGTAGAAGAAGACGCAGAATATCCGGTAATTGTCACCCTCCGCCGCACCAGTGGCGAGCAAACTGGCGAATTGGTCACCGTCCGCACCAAGTACCTGGTCGGTGCCGATGGTGCACGAAGCCAAGTGCGCAAATCACTGGGATACCGACTCCAAGGTAAGCAGGCTAACCACGCTTGGGGTGTGATGGATATTCACGCGAACACCGAGTTCCCTGACGTGCGGAAGAAATGCACAATCAAGTCTGACTCTGGCCGCACCATCTTGCTCATCCCACGTGAGGGAGGATTCCTCTTCCGCCTTTATGTTGACCTGGGCGAAGTACCTGATGATGGCAGCAAGGCTGTTCGCGCCACCCCACTCCAGGAGGTCATCGATACCGCAAACCAGATCATGGCTCCATTCACTCTCGACGTGAAAAACGTTGTGTGGAACTCCATCTACGAGGTAGGCCACCGCGTCGCAGACCATTTCGATGACCGTGTCTCCGAGAAAACCACCGGCGAACACCCACGCATTTTCATCGCTGGCGATGCCTGCCACACCCACAGCGCTAAGGCTGGCCAGGGCATGAACGTGTCTATGCAGGACGGATTCAACCTTGGTTGGAAGCTTGGACATGTGGCCAGTGGAAACAGTCCACGCGAGCTGCTTCAGACCTACGCTGAAGAGCGCGAAGACATTGCCTACAAGCTCATCGAGTACGACAAGAACTGGTCAACGCTCATGGCAAAGCCAAGCAGCGAAATGGGCAGTGCCCAAGACCTCGAGGATTTCTACCGCGCGAACTCTGAGTTCAATGCCGGCTACATGACCCATTACCCGCCTTCCTCCATCACGATGGATGGCAGCAACCAAGATCTGGCAAAGGGCTACCCAATTGGCCGACGCTTCAAGTCAGCGATGGTTGGTCGAGTCTGCGACTTCACCGAAACACACCTCGGTCACCAAGCAACAGCCGACGGACGCATGCGCGCATACGTCTTCGCAGGATCCGATGCACTTAACGGCGAGGGTTCTGAGCTAGACCGCTGGGCAGAATGGGCAGAGGCGAACCTTGACCCCACGCTTGTCGACGCCAAGGTGATCTACCAAAGCCCTTATACCGAGCTCGACATCCGCCAGGTTCCATCCGTGTTCAAACCTAAGGTAGGCATTTTCGAACTGACCAACGTGGAGAACTCCTTCGGTATCACTTCAGACTCCGACATCTTCGACAGCCGCGAAATCTCCCGCGATGGTGTCGTGGTGGTAGTCCGACCAGACCAGTACGTGTCCGGAATCTTCCCGCTGACTGATACTGAAGGGCTTGGCGAATTCCTCACCGGATACTTCCCCAACATGAAAGGCGCACATCAGCTAATCAACGCGAACTAA
- a CDS encoding helix-turn-helix domain-containing protein has product MTAHPAHEPPRHLRFSTSGILPDNRVQMWEGHNARALLPLDIRTIDDRPMQASETNLHLPSMRMASVFGTSQFVERSESFISENPTGVVAIFFATEGEAVFFHRGGHVALRPGQAIVYDADRPFLRGFNNRFRELVLTIPKQRYLEIVGSKGPELPAIFEFGATGTATEQALARLVQESLHRIERGEPEHIDSSGPLGKPWSDIENEAQGLIRNVLGDATSSEEGLISAAQRFIDINISDSDLQASRIAAAVGISERQLSRIFADAGQTIGRYVLNTRLDFAKEALSTPERDKVSVSEIGKRFGFASPSHFSRTFREKFEMTPLQWRKESQRQTFQE; this is encoded by the coding sequence ATGACTGCTCACCCAGCCCACGAGCCGCCAAGGCATCTCCGGTTTAGTACGAGCGGGATCCTCCCGGACAATCGCGTCCAAATGTGGGAGGGCCACAATGCTCGCGCATTGCTTCCGCTCGACATTAGAACCATTGACGATCGCCCCATGCAGGCCTCCGAAACCAACCTGCACCTCCCATCAATGCGGATGGCGAGCGTATTCGGGACTTCGCAATTTGTCGAGCGTTCAGAGAGTTTCATCTCAGAAAACCCCACGGGTGTGGTTGCGATCTTCTTTGCGACTGAAGGCGAAGCAGTCTTCTTCCACCGTGGTGGACATGTAGCGCTTCGCCCAGGTCAGGCCATTGTTTACGACGCCGACCGACCATTTCTCCGCGGATTCAACAATCGCTTCCGCGAGCTAGTTCTCACCATCCCGAAGCAGCGCTACCTTGAAATTGTTGGCTCAAAAGGTCCTGAGCTTCCCGCTATTTTTGAGTTCGGAGCAACAGGAACGGCCACCGAACAAGCTTTAGCGCGGCTAGTTCAGGAATCCCTGCACAGGATCGAGCGTGGCGAGCCGGAACATATCGATTCCAGCGGACCTTTAGGAAAACCGTGGAGTGATATCGAAAACGAGGCTCAGGGACTTATCCGCAATGTGCTTGGCGACGCTACGAGTAGCGAAGAAGGTTTAATTTCTGCAGCCCAGAGATTTATTGACATCAATATTTCCGACAGTGACTTACAAGCGTCGCGGATCGCCGCAGCCGTGGGAATTAGCGAACGCCAGCTAAGTCGAATCTTCGCAGACGCTGGACAAACTATCGGACGCTACGTCCTAAACACCCGACTGGATTTTGCAAAGGAAGCACTGTCGACACCGGAGCGAGACAAGGTTTCGGTCAGTGAGATCGGTAAGCGCTTTGGGTTCGCTTCCCCAAGTCATTTCAGTCGCACCTTCCGCGAAAAGTTCGAAATGACACCGCTTCAATGGAGGAAAGAATCGCAGCGTCAAACCTTTCAAGAGTGA
- a CDS encoding GuaB1 family IMP dehydrogenase-related protein, giving the protein MRFLNDSTPPYELTYSDVFMVPSRSDVGSRMSVDLTTNDGTGTTIPLVVANMTAVAGRRMAETIARRGGIAILPQDVPADIAAETIANVKKADLVFDTPITVKPHHTVGYARNLIHKRAHGAAIVLEGDQPVGIVTDKDLEGADNFTQVGTLMSTSLLTLPEDISPEDAFGILHEHSRKLAPVVAADGSLRGILTRTGALRATMYKPAIDANGRLRVGAAIGINGDIEGRTKTLLDAGADVLVVDTAHGHQSTMISALKRIRALDVNVPIVAGNVVTADGVRDLVEAGANIIKVGVGPGAMCTTRMQTGVGRPQFSAVLECAAEARKLGAHVWADGGVRDPRDVALALAAGASNVMVGSWFSGTYESPGDLRFESDGRMYKESFGMASRRAVESRNQKVEAFEKARRAMFEEGISTARIYIDKRHGGVEDLVDQIISGVRSSFTYAGADSIETFFERATVGVQSTEGYAEGKPRASR; this is encoded by the coding sequence ATGCGTTTCCTCAACGACTCCACCCCACCCTATGAGCTAACCTATTCCGATGTTTTTATGGTTCCGTCGCGTTCCGACGTCGGCTCACGCATGTCTGTGGATCTGACCACCAACGACGGCACTGGCACGACTATCCCGCTGGTTGTTGCAAACATGACTGCTGTTGCTGGCCGACGCATGGCTGAAACTATTGCGCGCCGCGGTGGCATTGCGATTCTTCCGCAGGATGTGCCCGCCGATATTGCTGCGGAGACTATCGCGAATGTGAAGAAAGCGGACCTGGTTTTTGATACCCCAATTACCGTAAAACCGCACCACACCGTGGGTTATGCACGCAACTTGATCCACAAGCGTGCGCACGGTGCAGCCATTGTTTTGGAGGGCGATCAGCCGGTCGGCATCGTCACCGACAAGGACCTCGAAGGCGCAGACAACTTCACCCAAGTGGGCACCCTCATGTCCACTTCCCTGCTGACGCTACCTGAGGATATTTCCCCCGAAGACGCCTTCGGAATCCTCCACGAACACAGCCGCAAACTCGCCCCCGTCGTCGCGGCTGACGGCTCACTCCGCGGCATCCTCACCCGCACCGGCGCCCTGCGCGCCACCATGTACAAGCCGGCTATCGACGCCAACGGCCGCCTCCGAGTCGGTGCCGCCATCGGCATCAACGGCGACATCGAAGGACGCACCAAAACGCTTCTCGACGCCGGCGCCGACGTTCTAGTCGTCGACACAGCACACGGCCACCAATCCACCATGATCAGCGCCCTCAAACGCATCCGCGCACTCGACGTCAACGTCCCCATCGTTGCCGGCAACGTGGTCACCGCCGATGGTGTCCGCGACCTCGTTGAAGCAGGCGCAAACATCATCAAGGTAGGCGTTGGACCAGGCGCAATGTGCACCACCCGCATGCAAACCGGCGTTGGCCGACCACAGTTCTCCGCAGTGCTGGAATGTGCAGCCGAAGCCCGCAAACTCGGCGCACACGTATGGGCCGACGGCGGAGTCCGAGATCCTCGCGATGTCGCCCTCGCCCTCGCAGCTGGAGCCTCTAACGTCATGGTCGGATCCTGGTTCTCCGGAACCTACGAATCCCCCGGCGACCTCCGCTTCGAATCCGACGGACGCATGTACAAAGAATCCTTCGGCATGGCATCCCGGCGGGCCGTGGAAAGCCGAAACCAAAAGGTCGAAGCCTTCGAAAAAGCACGCCGCGCAATGTTCGAAGAAGGCATCTCCACTGCCCGCATCTACATTGACAAACGCCACGGCGGAGTTGAAGACCTGGTAGATCAAATCATCTCCGGTGTCCGCTCCTCATTCACCTACGCAGGCGCCGATTCGATTGAAACCTTCTTCGAACGCGCCACCGTCGGAGTTCAATCCACCGAAGGCTATGCAGAAGGAAAGCCACGCGCTTCACGTTAA
- a CDS encoding ATP-dependent Clp protease ATP-binding subunit: protein MFERFTDRARRVIVLAQEEARMLNHNYIGTEHILLGLIHEGEGVAAKALESMGISLDAVRQEVEEIIGQGSQPTTGHIPFTPRAKKVLELSLREGLQMGHKYIGTEFLLLGLIREGEGVAAQVLVKLGADLPRVRQQVIQLLSGYEGGQGGSPEGGQAAPGQGDAVGAGSAPGGRQTSGGPGERSTSLVLDQFGRNLTQAAKDGKLDPVVGRDKEIERIMQVLSRRTKNNPVLIGEPGVGKTAVVEGLALDIVNGKVPETLKDKQVYSLDLGSLVAGSRYRGDFEERLKKVLKEINQRGDIILFIDEIHTLVGAGAAEGAIDAASLLKPKLARGELQTIGATTLDEYRKHIEKDAALERRFQPVQVPEPSVDLTIEILKGLRDRYEAHHRVSITDGALAAAAQLADRYINDRFLPDKAVDLIDEAGARMRIKRMTAPESLREVDERIAEVRREKEAAIDAQDFEKAAGLRDKERKLGEERSEKEKQWRSGDLEDIAEVGEEQIAEVLANWTGIPVFKLTEAESSRLLHMEEELHKRIIGQDDAVKAVSRAIRRTRAGLKDPKRPSGSFIFAGPSGVGKTELSKALAGFLFGDDDSLIQIDMGEFHDRFTASRLFGAPPGYVGYEEGGQLTEKVRRKPFSVVLFDEIEKAHKEIYNTLLQVLEDGRLTDGQGRIVDFKNTVLIFTSNLGTSDISKAVGLGFSGSSETDHDAQYDRMKNKVHDELKKHFRPEFLNRIDEIVVFHQLTKDQIVQMVDLLIGRVSNALAEKDMSIELTEKAKDLLASRGFDPVLGARPLRRTIQREIEDQMSEKILFGEIGAGEIVTVDVEGWDGESKDTDRAKFTFTPRPKPMPEGKFSEISVQAAEAIQDVDSAADGDVPETDSLSDIDLETLEKFEEDVENGTDIDQISGDYYGSGNPEDGSTGGTAPAKE, encoded by the coding sequence ATGTTCGAGAGGTTTACCGATCGTGCACGCCGCGTGATTGTGCTCGCGCAGGAAGAGGCGCGCATGCTCAACCACAATTACATTGGCACGGAGCACATCCTTCTGGGCCTGATCCACGAGGGCGAGGGCGTTGCAGCCAAGGCTTTGGAATCCATGGGAATTTCCCTGGACGCCGTCCGACAGGAAGTCGAAGAGATTATCGGCCAGGGCTCCCAGCCCACCACCGGTCACATTCCTTTTACCCCACGTGCCAAGAAGGTTCTGGAGCTCAGCCTCCGCGAAGGCCTGCAGATGGGTCACAAGTACATCGGCACCGAGTTCCTCCTGCTCGGCTTGATCCGCGAGGGCGAGGGCGTTGCAGCCCAGGTCCTGGTTAAGCTCGGCGCTGATCTGCCACGTGTGCGTCAGCAAGTTATCCAGCTTCTCTCTGGCTACGAAGGTGGCCAGGGTGGTTCCCCAGAGGGCGGCCAGGCTGCCCCAGGTCAGGGCGACGCCGTTGGCGCTGGCTCTGCTCCAGGTGGACGCCAGACTTCTGGTGGACCAGGCGAACGCTCCACTTCTTTGGTTCTTGACCAGTTCGGCCGCAACCTCACCCAGGCTGCCAAGGACGGCAAGCTTGACCCAGTGGTTGGCCGCGACAAGGAAATTGAGCGCATCATGCAGGTGCTCTCTCGCCGTACCAAAAACAACCCAGTTCTTATCGGTGAGCCTGGCGTTGGTAAGACCGCAGTTGTTGAAGGTCTGGCCCTCGACATTGTTAACGGCAAGGTTCCAGAAACCTTGAAGGACAAGCAGGTTTACTCCCTCGACCTTGGCTCCCTGGTCGCAGGTTCCCGTTACCGCGGTGACTTCGAAGAGCGCCTGAAGAAGGTCCTCAAGGAGATTAACCAGCGCGGCGACATCATCTTGTTCATCGATGAGATCCACACCCTCGTCGGCGCAGGTGCCGCCGAAGGTGCCATCGACGCAGCCTCCCTGCTTAAGCCAAAGCTTGCCCGCGGTGAGCTCCAGACCATTGGTGCAACTACCCTTGATGAGTACCGTAAGCACATTGAGAAGGACGCAGCTCTTGAGCGTCGTTTCCAGCCTGTGCAGGTTCCAGAGCCTTCCGTTGATCTCACCATCGAGATCTTGAAGGGTCTGCGTGACCGCTACGAAGCTCACCACCGCGTCTCCATCACCGACGGTGCTCTTGCTGCAGCAGCTCAGCTTGCTGACCGCTACATCAACGACCGCTTCTTGCCAGATAAGGCCGTTGACCTCATCGATGAAGCCGGCGCCCGCATGCGCATCAAGCGCATGACCGCCCCTGAGTCCCTGCGTGAAGTAGATGAGCGCATTGCAGAGGTTCGTCGTGAGAAGGAAGCAGCGATCGACGCCCAGGACTTCGAGAAGGCAGCAGGTCTTCGCGACAAGGAGCGCAAGCTCGGCGAAGAGCGTTCTGAGAAGGAAAAGCAATGGCGTTCAGGCGACCTCGAAGACATCGCTGAGGTCGGCGAAGAGCAGATCGCAGAAGTACTGGCCAACTGGACTGGTATTCCTGTCTTCAAGCTCACCGAAGCTGAATCTTCCCGCCTGCTTCACATGGAAGAGGAGCTACACAAGCGCATCATCGGCCAAGACGATGCCGTTAAGGCAGTCTCCCGTGCGATCCGTCGTACCCGCGCAGGTTTGAAGGATCCTAAGCGCCCATCCGGTTCCTTCATCTTTGCTGGTCCTTCCGGTGTTGGTAAGACCGAGCTGTCCAAGGCACTTGCAGGATTCCTCTTCGGCGACGATGATTCCCTCATCCAGATCGACATGGGTGAATTCCACGACCGCTTCACCGCCTCCCGTCTCTTCGGTGCACCTCCGGGATACGTTGGCTACGAAGAGGGTGGACAGCTGACTGAAAAGGTCCGCCGCAAGCCATTCTCCGTTGTGCTTTTCGACGAAATCGAAAAGGCCCACAAGGAGATCTACAACACCTTGCTGCAGGTCCTGGAAGACGGCCGCCTCACCGACGGTCAGGGTCGCATCGTGGACTTCAAGAACACCGTCTTGATCTTCACCTCTAACCTGGGTACCTCTGATATCTCCAAGGCTGTTGGCCTGGGCTTCTCCGGTTCATCCGAGACGGATCACGACGCCCAGTACGACCGCATGAAGAACAAGGTCCACGACGAGCTGAAGAAGCACTTCCGCCCTGAGTTCCTGAACCGTATTGATGAGATCGTGGTCTTCCACCAGCTCACCAAGGATCAGATCGTTCAGATGGTGGACCTGCTCATCGGCCGCGTCTCCAACGCTCTTGCAGAAAAGGACATGAGCATCGAGCTCACCGAGAAGGCCAAGGACCTCCTTGCTTCCCGAGGCTTCGACCCAGTCCTGGGTGCACGTCCACTGCGTCGTACCATCCAGCGTGAGATCGAAGACCAGATGTCCGAGAAGATCCTCTTCGGTGAAATCGGCGCTGGCGAGATCGTCACCGTTGACGTCGAAGGCTGGGATGGCGAGTCCAAGGACACCGACCGCGCCAAGTTCACTTTCACCCCACGTCCAAAGCCAATGCCAGAAGGTAAGTTCTCTGAGATTTCCGTGCAGGCTGCAGAAGCAATCCAAGATGTGGATTCCGCAGCTGATGGCGATGTCCCAGAAACCGATTCGCTTTCCGACATTGATCTTGAAACCCTTGAAAAGTTCGAGGAAGATGTAGAAAACGGCACCGACATTGATCAGATTTCCGGTGACTACTACGGATCGGGAAATCCTGAGGATGGTTCCACCGGCGGTACAGCTCCTGCGAAGGAGTAA